In a single window of the Ancylobacter polymorphus genome:
- a CDS encoding 4-hydroxyphenylacetate 3-hydroxylase family protein: protein MIRTGQDYRQGLQDGREVWMDGERVKDVTTHPAFKPIVDVRARMYDMAHEPAYQDRLTYVEENKRNTIFYKPPRETKDWNDKVEAVDLVMKDIGGVVTRVGDETIGEVWSLIDGRDVLAEFDPRFADNVDRHVQNIFDNDIFHISANTDPKGDRSLPPQEQDPDMMVHVVKETDAGIVIRGAKYETAAAYADQAFLKPTVGAWTNETLSDYAVGGIVSMSAPGVKQICRSSFAGRTNPQDYPLANKFDEVESLVIFDNVLIPWENVFFYRHTKAAQYIRATLHRYSAFPYVHRLLYVADMMIGAAMWNAKQTGLDKLQSVREKLADLVCYREGINAHLTASIALAEKSPGGLLMPNQSLLYAGRVHGCSNLPAMMHIARELCGGQICVTPNAASFHNAGSGDWLKKFYTLNKQWESEDRRKLLAFARDLLNSDYAGHRLTFVQFAQAPHFNHLNAVYNAFDFSGPLDFVRKAAGLSDKVTGKN, encoded by the coding sequence ATGATCCGCACAGGGCAGGACTATCGGCAGGGGCTTCAGGACGGTCGCGAAGTCTGGATGGACGGCGAGCGGGTGAAGGATGTCACCACCCACCCCGCCTTCAAGCCGATCGTGGATGTGCGTGCGCGCATGTACGACATGGCGCATGAGCCGGCCTATCAGGACCGCCTCACCTATGTCGAAGAGAACAAGCGCAACACCATCTTCTACAAGCCGCCGCGCGAGACCAAGGACTGGAACGACAAGGTCGAGGCCGTCGATCTCGTCATGAAGGACATTGGCGGCGTCGTCACCCGCGTCGGCGACGAGACCATCGGCGAAGTCTGGTCGCTGATCGACGGCCGCGACGTGCTGGCCGAGTTCGACCCGCGCTTCGCCGACAATGTCGACCGGCATGTGCAGAACATCTTCGACAACGACATCTTCCACATCTCCGCCAACACCGACCCCAAGGGCGACCGCTCCCTGCCGCCGCAGGAGCAGGACCCCGACATGATGGTGCATGTGGTCAAGGAGACCGATGCCGGCATTGTCATTCGCGGCGCCAAATACGAGACCGCCGCCGCCTATGCCGACCAGGCCTTCCTCAAGCCGACCGTCGGCGCCTGGACCAACGAGACGCTGTCCGACTATGCGGTGGGCGGCATCGTCTCGATGAGCGCGCCGGGCGTGAAGCAGATCTGCCGTTCCTCCTTCGCCGGCCGCACCAACCCGCAGGATTACCCGCTGGCCAACAAGTTCGACGAGGTCGAATCCCTCGTCATCTTCGACAATGTGCTGATCCCGTGGGAGAACGTGTTCTTCTACCGCCACACCAAGGCGGCGCAATACATCCGCGCCACGCTGCACCGTTACTCGGCGTTTCCGTACGTCCACCGCCTGCTCTATGTCGCCGACATGATGATCGGCGCGGCGATGTGGAACGCCAAGCAGACCGGCCTCGACAAGCTGCAATCGGTGCGGGAGAAGCTGGCCGATCTCGTCTGCTACCGCGAGGGCATCAACGCCCACCTCACCGCCTCCATCGCGCTGGCGGAGAAGAGCCCGGGCGGGCTGCTCATGCCCAACCAGTCGCTGCTCTATGCCGGCCGCGTGCATGGCTGCTCCAACCTGCCGGCAATGATGCACATCGCCCGCGAATTGTGCGGCGGCCAGATCTGCGTCACCCCCAACGCCGCCTCGTTCCACAATGCCGGCTCGGGCGACTGGCTGAAGAAGTTCTACACGCTGAACAAGCAGTGGGAATCGGAAGACCGCCGCAAGCTGCTGGCCTTCGCGCGCGACCTGCTGAACTCCGACTATGCCGGGCACCGGCTGACCTTCGTGCAGTTCGCTCAGGCCCCGCATTTCAACCACCTCAACGCCGTCTATAACGCCTTCGACTTCTCCGGCCCGCTGGATTTCGTCCGCAAGGCCGCCGGGCTGTCGGACAAGGTGACCGGCAAAAACTGA
- a CDS encoding LysR family transcriptional regulator, producing the protein MNISLRALRYVVATADFGNLTEAARHLNVSQPSISAAIAQFEAEYGVQVFVRHHAKGVTTTIAGTRIINEARLLLNHARDFGQNARAMADEVRGEIAVGCFWTIATHFMPGLLSTFAGTHPGITVSLDEGDQQLILDAVISGRTEMALSYEFARPEEVMAEPLAELPPYAVLHPDHPLAQRERISLADLRDEPFILLDLPHSRDYFMGLFHAVGVEPQIAFRSRAYELTRGLVGHGRGYTIQNVLPRTQITHDGGRVASVPLTDRLPPVRLVSLRLRRQTPRPAVEVFARHLKNAFAPGGIFAPGTLSPRATVR; encoded by the coding sequence ATGAACATCTCGCTGCGCGCGCTGCGCTACGTCGTGGCCACGGCCGATTTCGGCAATCTGACCGAGGCGGCGCGGCATTTGAACGTCTCGCAGCCCTCGATTTCGGCGGCCATCGCCCAGTTCGAGGCGGAGTACGGCGTGCAGGTGTTCGTGCGCCACCATGCAAAAGGCGTGACGACCACCATCGCCGGCACCCGCATCATCAACGAGGCGCGGCTGCTGCTGAACCATGCGCGCGATTTCGGCCAGAACGCCCGCGCCATGGCCGACGAGGTGCGCGGCGAGATCGCGGTGGGCTGCTTCTGGACCATCGCCACCCATTTCATGCCTGGCCTGCTCTCGACCTTCGCCGGCACCCATCCCGGCATCACGGTGAGCCTCGACGAGGGCGACCAGCAATTGATCCTCGACGCGGTGATTTCCGGCCGCACGGAGATGGCGCTGTCCTATGAGTTCGCCCGGCCGGAGGAGGTGATGGCCGAACCTTTGGCCGAATTGCCGCCCTATGCGGTGCTGCACCCGGACCATCCGCTGGCGCAGCGCGAGCGGATCAGCCTCGCCGATCTGCGCGACGAGCCGTTCATCCTGCTCGACCTGCCGCATTCGCGCGACTATTTCATGGGCCTGTTCCACGCCGTGGGCGTGGAGCCGCAGATCGCCTTCCGCTCCCGCGCCTATGAGTTGACGCGCGGCCTCGTCGGCCATGGGCGCGGCTACACCATCCAGAACGTGCTGCCGCGCACCCAGATCACCCATGATGGCGGGCGCGTCGCCTCGGTGCCGCTCACCGACCGCCTTCCCCCCGTGCGGCTGGTGAGCCTGCGCCTGCGCCGGCAGACGCCGCGCCCGGCGGTGGAAGTGTTCGCGCGCCATCTGAAGAACGCGTTCGCGCCCGGCGGCATCTTCGCCCCCGGCACGCTCTCGCCGCGGGCGACGGTGCGCTAG